From the Paenibacillus sp. FSL H8-0548 genome, one window contains:
- a CDS encoding glucose PTS transporter subunit IIA yields the protein MNDQQVAKNEEIKESVMNKILGVIGGSFAPILGVLAGSGLLSALLAVLTMLGWMSTESGTYAILSAAGHAVFYFLPIFLGITLSIKLGANAYVGGTIGASLLEPHFTKLMAEGTEQINFAGIPVVLMSYSSTVFPILIAVSIYALLDKLLKKVIYKDIQMFINPLISLVLIVPLTVLVFGPIGVYAGEGIGMGIEFLSSKSGFLTGAVLGAAWTFLTLLGLHWAVIPIAIANLAFGPDPIIGMAAAAPFAQIGMALGVLLKTKDKDLKTLASSGIIPGALAGTTEIINYGILLRYRKTMIYVAVAGAVGGAINGALGVKMSVFSLPSFLSIPAFTPIAYYLIGTMTALVLGLILTYVLGYENKNKTPLMGNYESNLISVIKETITSPLSGEIIPLSQFSDSLFASETVGKGVTIEPEKGEVFSPVDGVVTTLFPTKHAIGVTSEGGAEILIFIGIDTIKLNGEYFTALVNQGDKVRQGDLLLMFDMEEIKAAGYPLTTPVVITNSNQYLDVKILKSGTIKVKEELLTVIV from the coding sequence ATGAATGATCAGCAGGTAGCTAAGAATGAGGAAATAAAAGAGTCAGTGATGAACAAAATTCTAGGCGTAATCGGAGGAAGCTTTGCTCCTATCTTAGGTGTACTAGCAGGGTCAGGATTGTTGTCGGCCTTATTAGCTGTATTAACGATGCTAGGATGGATGTCTACGGAAAGTGGCACCTATGCCATTTTATCTGCCGCTGGACATGCCGTATTTTATTTTCTTCCTATTTTTCTTGGTATTACTCTATCGATCAAGCTCGGTGCGAATGCCTATGTAGGCGGTACCATTGGTGCTTCACTTTTGGAACCTCATTTCACGAAATTAATGGCAGAAGGAACAGAACAGATCAATTTTGCAGGGATTCCAGTTGTATTAATGAGCTATTCTTCTACCGTTTTCCCAATTCTCATTGCCGTTTCTATTTATGCACTATTAGATAAATTGTTAAAAAAAGTTATTTACAAAGACATTCAAATGTTTATCAATCCATTGATTTCGTTAGTGTTGATTGTGCCGTTAACCGTGCTTGTTTTCGGTCCGATTGGTGTGTATGCCGGAGAAGGCATCGGAATGGGGATCGAGTTTTTAAGCTCAAAAAGCGGATTTTTGACGGGAGCCGTGCTCGGAGCTGCTTGGACCTTCCTTACTCTTCTGGGTCTTCATTGGGCAGTTATCCCCATTGCTATTGCAAATCTTGCTTTTGGACCTGATCCCATTATCGGGATGGCAGCAGCAGCACCATTTGCTCAAATTGGAATGGCGCTTGGCGTTCTATTAAAAACGAAAGATAAGGACTTAAAAACTCTCGCTAGCTCAGGAATTATACCTGGCGCTTTGGCAGGTACAACAGAAATCATCAATTATGGGATCCTGTTGCGTTATAGAAAAACGATGATTTATGTAGCAGTGGCTGGAGCTGTGGGGGGAGCCATTAATGGGGCGCTTGGCGTGAAAATGTCTGTTTTTTCTCTCCCAAGTTTTTTGTCAATCCCTGCGTTTACACCGATAGCCTATTATTTAATTGGTACGATGACTGCTTTAGTGTTAGGACTCATCCTCACGTATGTACTTGGATATGAAAATAAAAATAAAACCCCATTAATGGGAAACTATGAGTCAAATTTAATTAGTGTGATAAAAGAAACAATTACCAGCCCGCTAAGCGGAGAAATAATTCCGTTAAGCCAATTCAGCGATTCACTTTTCGCATCAGAAACAGTTGGTAAGGGCGTAACTATTGAGCCCGAAAAAGGTGAAGTGTTCTCACCGGTAGATGGCGTTGTAACAACCTTGTTTCCAACAAAACACGCTATTGGAGTCACCTCAGAGGGGGGCGCAGAAATATTAATTTTCATCGGCATTGACACGATAAAATTAAACGGCGAATATTTTACAGCGCTTGTCAATCAGGGGGATAAAGTACGACAAGGGGATTTGCTTCTTATGTTTGATATGGAAGAAATTAAAGCAGCTGGATATCCATTAACAACACCTGTTGTCATTACGAATTCAAACCAATACCTTGATGTTAAAATTTTAAAAAGCGGTACAATTAAAGTAAAAGAAGAGCTGCTCACCGTAATTGTGTAG
- a CDS encoding AraC family transcriptional regulator: MKQSILIPVLSTGFEMNYFGRNNPSHDWLMENNESSEHFSQVENLFRLHRHDVMEILVFLDGECEFFCEGHTYSLRRGDVVVIPPYAVHQAVVKNFDNYERIIISISEHLMDDFISSSPALKENMVYQKTQGSYVMHLHSKNFQVILASLQDILQKKTISEKTYPFSINYLLFQVLQDILDPASSMPNLSNKNELDQRFLAILEYIESNLTDPDLSLANVSNYFHLNKYYFSHYFKKNMSLPFYRYVSLKRLSYAATMIKQNQISIEEIALKCGFSDYSSFYRLFKKEYSLSPKKSQKEFKNL, translated from the coding sequence ATGAAGCAATCTATTCTTATTCCAGTCCTAAGTACTGGTTTTGAAATGAATTACTTTGGCAGAAATAACCCGTCCCATGATTGGCTTATGGAAAATAACGAATCATCCGAACATTTTTCCCAAGTCGAAAATTTATTCCGATTACACAGGCACGATGTTATGGAGATTCTTGTATTTTTAGATGGGGAGTGTGAATTTTTTTGTGAAGGACATACGTATTCCCTTCGAAGAGGAGATGTTGTTGTCATCCCTCCTTATGCCGTTCATCAAGCTGTTGTTAAAAATTTTGACAACTATGAGCGAATCATTATTAGCATTAGTGAGCATTTAATGGATGACTTTATTTCCAGCTCGCCTGCATTGAAAGAAAATATGGTTTATCAAAAGACGCAGGGCTCTTATGTAATGCATCTGCATTCAAAAAACTTTCAAGTTATCCTTGCTTCACTTCAAGATATCCTTCAGAAAAAAACGATTAGCGAGAAGACTTATCCCTTTTCGATTAATTATTTATTATTTCAAGTGCTTCAAGACATACTTGATCCAGCAAGCAGTATGCCAAACCTCAGCAACAAAAATGAGCTAGACCAAAGGTTTCTAGCTATACTCGAATACATTGAATCAAATTTGACTGATCCTGATTTAAGTTTAGCCAATGTATCTAATTATTTTCATTTAAATAAGTACTACTTTTCTCATTATTTCAAAAAAAATATGAGCCTGCCTTTTTATCGTTATGTATCATTGAAACGTCTATCCTACGCGGCAACTATGATTAAACAAAATCAGATATCCATAGAGGAAATTGCCTTGAAATGCGGTTTTTCTGATTACTCCAGCTTTTATAGACTGTTCAAAAAGGAATACAGCCTCTCTCCAAAAAAATCACAAAAAGAATTCAAAAATTTATAA
- a CDS encoding glycoside hydrolase family 3 N-terminal domain-containing protein codes for MDSNLKQPDLEVRSKNIIEVDGLKFKDLNNDGKLDPYEDWRLSPQERAENLVSLMNIDEKVGMLLINTRGMGLSQKDKSQTSHNGVLDEGIVEKGESIFAITKVMGTTHTIENMNLRHFILRDNWSPAQMAEWVNAMNEVCEGTRLGIPCLIASNSRNENTEFIFGMNDAAGIFSTWPGTLGLAAAAKGDIKNGGDASLISQFAQIAHDEWDATGIRKGYMYMADTATDPRWQRTYGTFGEDPAFISDAIGRIIDGFQGESIGKHSIAMTTKHFPGGGARENGFDPHYKEGKWNLYPTPGSLENYHLPPFQAAVDHGTSSIMPYYSMPSIKKSVVQQFEGEDIPYEEVGFTFNHYFLNHILREKLGFKGYVNSDSGITSKMSWGVEELSEAERFAKAINAGTDMVADTNDIENLKAAIQNGWISEKRIDQANVRLLTEMFALGLFDDRTYVSTELAATTVSNPANWEAAYQAHKKSVTVLKNQKDTLPLTAEKMAGKKVYVEVFHKVAERAASYTEKARKECNELGQFTLTDNYEEADAAILFLNPQSGDYFSATPGLLELELCENKTVTALDGSTYEETTLIGMDHLREVAESIHSRGGKVMISVNVTLPWIVGNVEPLADALIAGYDTFYKAQFEVMAGNSQPVGVLPLTLPASEAVIAVDENGDCVSRNDVPGYDKDKYMPEGLQYAYQDSDGNIYKLSNGLTY; via the coding sequence ATGGATTCCAACCTTAAACAACCTGATTTAGAAGTGAGATCCAAAAATATCATTGAAGTTGATGGATTAAAATTCAAAGATTTGAATAATGATGGGAAGCTGGACCCTTATGAAGATTGGCGTTTGAGCCCGCAGGAACGTGCGGAGAATTTGGTTTCATTGATGAATATAGATGAAAAGGTCGGCATGCTGCTTATTAATACACGCGGGATGGGGCTTTCTCAAAAAGATAAAAGTCAGACGAGTCACAATGGCGTACTGGATGAAGGCATTGTTGAAAAAGGCGAAAGTATTTTTGCGATTACGAAAGTAATGGGAACAACACATACAATCGAAAATATGAATTTACGGCACTTCATCTTGAGAGACAACTGGAGCCCAGCCCAAATGGCAGAGTGGGTTAATGCAATGAATGAAGTTTGTGAGGGAACTCGTCTTGGTATCCCCTGTTTAATCGCATCAAATTCAAGAAATGAAAATACAGAATTTATCTTTGGCATGAATGATGCAGCTGGAATTTTTTCCACTTGGCCAGGAACTTTAGGCCTTGCAGCAGCAGCTAAGGGTGATATTAAAAATGGCGGCGATGCATCGCTTATTAGCCAATTCGCTCAAATCGCACATGATGAGTGGGATGCTACGGGGATAAGGAAAGGCTATATGTATATGGCTGATACCGCAACAGATCCTAGATGGCAGCGGACGTATGGTACGTTTGGGGAAGATCCAGCATTCATTTCGGATGCGATCGGTCGTATTATTGACGGTTTCCAAGGGGAGAGTATCGGAAAACACAGTATTGCGATGACAACGAAGCATTTCCCTGGTGGAGGAGCAAGGGAAAATGGTTTTGATCCTCATTATAAAGAAGGAAAGTGGAATCTATATCCAACTCCAGGAAGCTTGGAGAATTACCACTTACCACCATTCCAGGCAGCGGTAGACCATGGAACCTCTTCCATTATGCCGTATTATTCTATGCCTAGCATCAAGAAGAGTGTGGTTCAACAATTCGAGGGTGAAGATATACCTTACGAAGAGGTTGGTTTTACCTTTAATCATTATTTCCTAAATCATATCCTTAGAGAAAAACTAGGGTTCAAAGGCTATGTAAATAGCGATAGCGGTATCACTAGCAAAATGAGCTGGGGCGTTGAAGAGCTAAGCGAGGCTGAACGTTTCGCTAAAGCAATCAATGCCGGCACAGACATGGTTGCTGATACCAATGACATTGAAAATCTAAAAGCTGCTATTCAGAATGGATGGATAAGTGAAAAACGCATCGATCAAGCGAATGTACGGCTTCTTACAGAAATGTTTGCTTTAGGTTTGTTCGATGATCGCACGTATGTCTCAACAGAATTAGCTGCAACAACCGTTAGTAATCCCGCAAATTGGGAAGCTGCTTATCAAGCGCACAAAAAATCAGTAACCGTGCTTAAAAATCAAAAGGATACATTGCCGTTAACAGCTGAGAAAATGGCTGGCAAGAAGGTTTATGTAGAAGTTTTTCATAAGGTAGCAGAACGGGCAGCATCTTACACCGAAAAGGCAAGAAAAGAATGTAACGAACTTGGACAATTTACGTTAACCGATAACTATGAAGAAGCAGACGCAGCTATTTTATTTTTAAATCCACAATCCGGAGATTATTTCTCTGCGACACCGGGACTTTTAGAGCTTGAACTATGCGAGAATAAAACGGTAACCGCTTTGGATGGTTCGACGTATGAAGAAACTACCTTGATTGGAATGGATCATCTGAGGGAAGTTGCGGAAAGCATTCATAGTCGCGGTGGAAAAGTAATGATAAGTGTAAATGTCACTTTGCCGTGGATTGTTGGGAATGTAGAGCCATTGGCAGATGCATTGATCGCTGGATACGATACCTTCTATAAGGCACAGTTTGAGGTTATGGCGGGCAATAGCCAGCCAGTAGGTGTTTTGCCATTGACGCTGCCAGCGAGCGAAGCTGTTATTGCCGTTGATGAGAATGGGGATTGTGTATCGAGAAATGATGTGCCGGGTTATGACAAGGACAAATATATGCCTGAAGGATTGCAATATGCCTATCAGGATAGCGATGGAAATATCTACAAACTAAGTAATGGATTAACTTATTAA
- a CDS encoding sporulation protein YjcZ has protein sequence MSYGVAGVGAGNCGPSYPVAGVSNCGTGVGGWGTGIGIILVLFILLVIITRACLF, from the coding sequence ATGAGCTATGGAGTAGCAGGGGTTGGCGCAGGAAACTGCGGACCTTCATACCCAGTTGCAGGTGTTAGTAATTGTGGAACTGGTGTTGGCGGCTGGGGCACAGGTATTGGGATTATATTAGTACTTTTCATTCTGTTGGTAATCATTACCCGCGCTTGCTTGTTTTAG
- a CDS encoding methyl-accepting chemotaxis protein, with product MKNMKISKKISTIVAAALFFILIVGAVGNLSIRQMDTLSNNMYEDSLLPLSWIKQISANDYKHNAIFLELMFNEDTSRTDALIEQIHSNSDASSNLLQQYSKAPHSESELTLLKEYDELLAQYNEQEQNILNFMMNGQIAEAYSFYTEQTVELRTNMTGLLMKLAASAEESAALMNQESESLAARSNMNTLVGTIAALVLLIAIAIIITKLITKPLKSLQHLMKQAEAGDITVKGSYSSKDEIGQLNDSFNTMIGGIHELLQQVNQSAQTLTSSSDELATSVHQTSGAAEQIADEASGLAAGLEQQSDTFIRLNSAADHMVNQLAHVELIGKEMKQLAQEAESANYNGTEAVGQIHEQMTEIKQNVEESEAGIYALHEASATIGSIVTTINEIASQTNLLSLNASIEAARAGDAGRGFTVVAGEIRKLAENSALSSRQITELVAHMQAKTEEAVQSMRKGAEGVAIGMERSLNASAAFAQIEASISKTVYKVNETEAAIAKAAEESRSVASSITLVNHITNEGSGRIQEMSAASEEQAAAMEDVLHSAQMLSALADGLHTSMSRFTLLPVK from the coding sequence ATGAAGAACATGAAAATATCAAAAAAAATATCGACGATCGTAGCTGCCGCTTTATTCTTTATCCTTATCGTTGGAGCAGTAGGCAATCTATCCATTCGCCAGATGGATACTCTCTCCAATAATATGTATGAAGACAGCCTGCTTCCTCTCTCCTGGATCAAACAAATTTCAGCTAACGACTACAAGCACAACGCTATCTTCCTTGAGCTCATGTTCAATGAAGATACTTCTCGAACAGATGCTCTTATCGAGCAAATACATAGCAATTCAGACGCCTCAAGCAATCTGCTTCAACAATACAGCAAGGCCCCGCACAGCGAGAGCGAGCTTACCTTATTGAAAGAATATGATGAGCTTCTCGCACAATATAATGAGCAGGAGCAAAATATATTAAATTTTATGATGAACGGACAAATTGCTGAGGCCTATAGCTTCTATACGGAACAAACCGTAGAGCTTCGCACAAACATGACCGGACTTCTCATGAAGCTCGCTGCCTCTGCGGAAGAATCCGCAGCCTTGATGAATCAAGAGAGCGAGTCTCTTGCAGCACGGAGCAATATGAACACACTGGTTGGGACGATAGCTGCTCTTGTTCTGCTCATTGCTATTGCAATCATCATAACTAAACTCATTACAAAGCCGCTAAAATCGCTGCAGCATTTAATGAAACAAGCGGAGGCCGGTGATATTACGGTTAAAGGAAGCTATTCCTCCAAAGATGAAATCGGACAATTAAATGATTCCTTCAATACGATGATCGGAGGCATTCATGAGCTGCTTCAGCAAGTCAATCAAAGCGCTCAGACGTTAACCTCATCTTCGGATGAGCTTGCCACAAGTGTGCACCAAACGTCCGGAGCGGCGGAGCAAATCGCAGATGAGGCCTCCGGTTTAGCGGCAGGACTTGAACAGCAGAGCGATACGTTCATCCGTCTAAACTCGGCTGCTGATCATATGGTGAACCAGCTTGCTCATGTGGAACTAATCGGTAAGGAAATGAAGCAGCTAGCTCAGGAAGCAGAGTCTGCCAATTATAACGGTACCGAGGCTGTAGGGCAAATTCACGAGCAGATGACAGAAATTAAGCAAAATGTCGAGGAATCAGAAGCTGGTATTTATGCGCTGCATGAGGCATCCGCAACGATCGGTTCCATCGTAACTACGATTAATGAAATCGCAAGCCAAACGAATCTACTCTCCCTCAACGCCTCCATTGAAGCTGCACGAGCGGGAGATGCCGGACGCGGCTTCACCGTAGTAGCTGGAGAAATTCGCAAGCTTGCCGAAAATTCTGCGTTATCCTCTCGTCAAATTACTGAGCTGGTCGCACATATGCAGGCCAAAACCGAAGAAGCTGTTCAATCTATGCGCAAGGGAGCAGAGGGCGTTGCTATCGGTATGGAGCGCAGCCTGAACGCTTCTGCAGCCTTTGCTCAGATCGAAGCCTCCATCTCTAAAACCGTTTATAAGGTAAATGAGACTGAAGCTGCGATCGCTAAGGCAGCCGAAGAATCGCGCTCCGTCGCCTCATCGATAACGCTCGTTAATCACATCACAAACGAGGGCAGCGGCCGCATCCAAGAAATGTCCGCAGCTTCAGAGGAGCAAGCCGCCGCTATGGAGGATGTGCTGCACTCCGCGCAGATGTTATCTGCTTTAGCCGACGGTCTACATACATCGATGTCTCGTTTCACCTTGTTGCCCGTCAAATAG
- a CDS encoding YjcZ family sporulation protein: MYPVAGVGCGGGGFSSIGFILVLFILLVIISRSWL, translated from the coding sequence GTGTATCCAGTGGCAGGCGTAGGCTGCGGCGGTGGCGGATTCTCAAGCATTGGATTTATCCTTGTCCTATTTATCCTTCTTGTTATCATTTCTCGTTCTTGGCTGTAA
- a CDS encoding ABC transporter ATP-binding protein translates to MAVIEIDHLTKDYGHNRGVFDITFSVEKGEVYGFLGPNGAGKTTAIRHIMGFSKPQKGFTAVNGLNSWQHASDIQRTLGYLPGEIALPENLTGNQFIEMMTRLRGMKDLAYTHKLMEQFELEPSGSLKRMSLGMKRKLAIVTAFMHDPDVLVLDEPTSGLDPIMQHRFIDFILQEKKRGKTILLSSHIFNEIDATCDKISMIKDGHIIASFIADELRNSSVKTYKVELISDEQFSRLYQKANGEAAIEILKADADKKQVIVRVDGSSINALIALLAEVDMKFFSEIKFTLEDYFMRFYDRNLHETEVISS, encoded by the coding sequence ATGGCAGTGATAGAAATCGATCATCTAACGAAGGATTATGGTCATAACCGAGGGGTTTTTGATATTACGTTCTCCGTAGAAAAGGGAGAGGTTTATGGCTTTCTAGGGCCTAATGGAGCTGGAAAAACGACAGCGATTCGTCATATTATGGGCTTTTCTAAACCGCAAAAGGGCTTTACAGCTGTTAACGGTCTAAATAGCTGGCAGCATGCCAGTGATATTCAAAGAACGCTTGGTTATTTGCCCGGTGAGATTGCACTTCCTGAAAATTTAACGGGGAATCAATTTATCGAGATGATGACTCGGCTTCGTGGTATGAAGGATTTGGCCTATACTCATAAGCTAATGGAGCAATTTGAGCTTGAGCCATCAGGAAGTCTAAAGCGTATGTCATTAGGCATGAAACGAAAGCTAGCGATTGTTACGGCATTTATGCATGACCCTGATGTATTGGTATTAGATGAGCCGACAAGCGGTCTTGATCCGATTATGCAGCATCGCTTCATCGATTTTATTTTGCAAGAGAAAAAGCGTGGCAAGACTATACTGCTCTCCAGCCATATCTTCAATGAAATTGATGCTACCTGTGATAAAATCTCGATGATTAAGGATGGTCATATCATAGCATCCTTCATAGCTGATGAATTGCGAAATTCAAGCGTAAAGACCTATAAAGTTGAGCTGATAAGCGATGAGCAGTTTTCACGGCTATATCAGAAGGCTAATGGCGAAGCTGCGATTGAAATTTTGAAGGCAGACGCTGATAAAAAGCAAGTAATCGTAAGGGTAGACGGCTCTTCGATTAATGCTCTAATCGCCTTGCTCGCAGAGGTTGATATGAAATTTTTCTCGGAAATCAAGTTTACGCTAGAGGATTATTTCATGAGGTTTTATGATCGTAATTTGCATGAGACAGAGGTGATATCCTCATGA
- a CDS encoding YolD-like family protein has translation MAKGPKRPTRDEFELEELGERLVEAKQEGTELLLTVWAAAEQVRGVITVMDSRTKKVHVEHMGNVVKIPFLDIMKVESSY, from the coding sequence ATGGCAAAAGGACCGAAGCGTCCAACTAGAGACGAGTTTGAGCTAGAAGAGCTGGGGGAAAGACTAGTTGAGGCTAAGCAGGAGGGCACGGAGCTGCTGCTCACGGTTTGGGCAGCGGCAGAGCAGGTGAGAGGCGTCATTACCGTAATGGATTCTAGAACGAAGAAGGTTCATGTGGAGCATATGGGAAATGTAGTGAAAATCCCTTTTCTCGATATTATGAAGGTCGAAAGCTCGTATTAA
- a CDS encoding sporulation protein YjcZ, protein MGGFVGGSSHSIGIILVLFILLVIIACSCGMFGGGYGGVGGVGGVNSGYGKGY, encoded by the coding sequence ATGGGTGGTTTTGTAGGTGGTTCTAGCCACAGTATTGGCATCATTCTGGTATTATTTATTTTGTTGGTGATTATCGCATGCAGCTGCGGTATGTTTGGCGGCGGTTACGGTGGCGTCGGCGGAGTCGGTGGCGTCAACAGCGGCTACGGTAAAGGCTACTAA
- a CDS encoding ABC transporter permease subunit, protein MLSGTIFKQTLRSNLKLWLIFTFILCALNAVLVAVFDNSTINSMTEMVKGTPLEGMMKKTTFLGMLAQTFYTLHGVLIPIIFIVMTANSLVANQVDRGSMAYLLSTPTKRSTIIMTQAVYLVVAILVMFTIETVVGVAAIHIFQGDTELSLNDYVWLNVGLFLLMFALSSISFFFSCVFNLSKNSLALGAGIPLAFFLFQLISSVDSSLENLKYITINALFDTNAILDGEGYVWRFMILAAIGLVLYGASIKVFKEKDLPL, encoded by the coding sequence ATGCTTAGTGGAACTATTTTCAAACAAACCTTAAGATCCAATCTTAAACTATGGCTGATTTTCACTTTCATATTATGTGCTCTCAATGCCGTACTAGTTGCCGTATTTGATAATAGTACGATTAATAGCATGACTGAAATGGTAAAAGGTACGCCACTGGAAGGGATGATGAAAAAAACAACATTTTTAGGCATGCTGGCACAGACTTTTTACACCCTGCATGGCGTGCTTATACCCATCATTTTTATTGTGATGACAGCTAATAGCTTAGTCGCAAATCAAGTGGATAGAGGATCAATGGCATACCTGCTGTCAACGCCTACTAAGCGCAGCACGATTATTATGACCCAAGCGGTTTACTTGGTAGTAGCCATCCTAGTTATGTTTACCATTGAAACTGTGGTTGGTGTAGCGGCTATTCACATTTTTCAAGGAGACACAGAGCTAAGCTTGAACGATTATGTATGGCTTAATGTAGGCTTATTTCTGCTGATGTTTGCGCTTAGTAGTATTTCATTTTTCTTCTCCTGCGTATTCAATCTATCCAAAAACTCACTAGCACTAGGGGCGGGCATTCCGCTAGCTTTTTTCTTGTTTCAATTAATAAGCTCTGTCGATAGCAGCTTGGAAAATTTGAAATACATTACGATCAATGCATTATTCGATACTAATGCGATTCTTGATGGAGAAGGGTATGTCTGGAGGTTTATGATCCTAGCTGCTATAGGACTTGTTCTGTATGGTGCGAGCATTAAGGTGTTTAAGGAAAAGGATTTACCGCTATAG
- a CDS encoding ATP-binding cassette domain-containing protein encodes MSCIEVKELTKDYGDGRGVFDINLSIEQGEVFGFVGINGAGKTTIIRHFTGFLKPQIGHTSVKGLDCWKDADKIKCFVGYVPGEIAFPDAPTGTAFLQAQAALLGLTDFSYMDSLIKRLQLDPSANLKRMSKGMKQKTAIVAALMADPEILILDEPTTGLDPLMRAEFVSILQEEKKKGKTIFMSSHIFEEVEETCDKVAMIKDGKIIAVKSTAEVKYNENKVYQIAFATEAAYKRFAEESFDWLAKDQSKQEVAISLHDHQINTLFRTLTAYDVLYMTETKYTLEQYFNSLYEGGSLHA; translated from the coding sequence ATGAGCTGTATAGAAGTGAAAGAGCTAACTAAGGATTATGGCGATGGAAGAGGTGTTTTTGACATCAATCTATCCATTGAGCAAGGAGAGGTGTTTGGTTTTGTCGGTATCAATGGAGCCGGCAAAACGACGATTATTCGTCATTTCACGGGTTTTCTTAAACCACAAATAGGCCATACCAGCGTTAAGGGACTTGATTGCTGGAAGGATGCGGATAAAATCAAGTGCTTCGTAGGTTATGTTCCTGGTGAAATTGCTTTTCCGGATGCTCCAACGGGTACAGCGTTTTTACAGGCGCAAGCAGCGTTATTAGGACTGACTGATTTCTCCTATATGGATTCGTTAATTAAGCGGCTGCAGCTTGACCCTTCGGCCAATCTTAAGCGAATGTCCAAAGGGATGAAGCAAAAAACAGCGATTGTGGCAGCACTAATGGCAGATCCAGAAATATTAATATTAGATGAGCCTACGACAGGGCTTGATCCGTTGATGCGAGCAGAATTTGTCTCTATCCTGCAGGAGGAGAAGAAAAAGGGGAAAACGATTTTTATGTCCAGCCATATTTTTGAAGAGGTTGAAGAAACCTGTGATAAAGTAGCGATGATTAAAGATGGGAAAATCATTGCTGTAAAATCGACGGCTGAAGTAAAATATAACGAAAATAAGGTGTATCAGATCGCATTTGCTACTGAGGCTGCCTATAAGCGTTTTGCAGAGGAATCCTTTGACTGGCTAGCGAAGGATCAAAGTAAGCAAGAGGTGGCGATAAGCCTGCATGACCATCAAATCAATACCTTGTTTCGCACACTAACCGCATATGATGTGTTGTACATGACGGAAACCAAATACACGCTGGAGCAATACTTCAATAGCTTATATGAGGGAGGCTCGCTTCATGCTTAG
- a CDS encoding sporulation protein YjcZ, which yields MGGFVGGANNSIGFILVLFILLVIISCSCGIFGGGY from the coding sequence ATGGGTGGTTTTGTTGGAGGTGCTAACAACAGCATAGGTTTTATTCTGGTACTATTCATTTTGTTGGTTATTATCTCTTGTAGCTGTGGAATTTTCGGCGGCGGTTATTAA